The window cgaggatcataaaccgcGGTTAACAGAAAAggttttattgaaaagtgtacacaaataataattggttaatcattgaaagaagtaaCTATTTGAGATAGTTCAGTctcttaaagagataatatttggacttgtaatctttacacttgaaagtgtaaaatgagtgaGACAAAAAGGGATCTTTATGAGAAATAAAGTACAtgtagtagtacaatgattctcataaatacttaatatttattatgagaAATGCACTCTCATATGGTAGAGCAAGACTTGATTCAGTCTATCCAGAAGGTTTTCAAACTGTCAAAAGTATCCCTTAAAGTGATTATATTGCTAGAAGCAATACTTTATAGTTCTCGAGAATAttgtaaaagcaagaaaaagtcTTGATGCCTTTTGACACCTTTGGAAAGAAAAGGGTGAGAGTTTATCTCTATGAGAGAATCCTATGTGTTGATCTTAAAGATCTTATAGTGGGTTGAAAATAGATCGGGAACAATCTAAGAGAAGATCTTAGAGTTgtgtaaatccgagattgaacactaattgtaattgtgttcaagaagcattttcaagaaagtttgagGACGTATGCctttgctgaacctcgttaaaagaaaaaattatatgtgtctCTTATCTCTTTACcacttacaagtggttcttgttaTCTGATCTCCGGTATATTTACATACCAaggaatatatggagaaataatcagtgatgaaatattactcctgaaagatggagaaatcagattGTATAAGATTagatatttcatgaaatttcttgaggttaCAGATTTGGcatctgatgaaagagatgtaatctcaagatgcttacatcatcttacatagaaaaatggtcttgtagtaccatactaagaagaagagttgaaagagaaagttttacaaggagaGTATGAATAACTCCtatgtataagatgattgtttggaagattgtatgcAAAAGAATATTTGGGCTTAAAGTTCAAATAGATATTCTATAGTGAAGGGgttcaaatgacttgaagttcaatgacccGAGAGAATATATAATGATCATATGTGTTTTATACACTAAAGCTATGTTTATAACAGTtagaaaagatgatatatatgatcataatgcataacctgaagatgatgcttttagggggagaaatatgatcataagcgtggttatactctttttcccttatcatggtttttatcccaatgaGTTTTTCcttgaaaggtttttaacgagacaacaaaagaacacgcgaaagataaacacctgaaaaggaatattatgattccaatggtgaaaggctatcatcttcaaagtctttgaaatacaatgatgagattgtgagaaacaaagataataaGAAAGATGAATCACTTGCGAGACCCATGACCAATAGAAGAATGGCGATACACGTTTACTACATATtcgttcaagtgaagatttggcgaACCATTAACCAAGGCATTTCCAACCACTACTTTTAAGAAGctacttcatcatattggatcggtcatctcgaagatttcaagtgatgtacttatgagggggagtaaaagcgcgctgcactctttttttcttaaccaTGATTTTTTCCATTGgattttcctggtaaggtttttaacgaggcaacaTCTCACATGCACATTTGGAACTATATTTCATTAATTGGAGCACAGCTGGTATATGTGAATTTTCACTCAAGGTTAGAAAATGGCTCTtgcatgtttttagcatctttgcaaactttgTAAAAGCAGAACCAACGAAGTCAATCAAATATTTCTaatctttctacttttttttttttctttctttctgtattCTGAGTTCTACTTCCATCAGAAAGTAGCTGTATATAAACAAATCATTGATTCTTTTGGCTTTGCAAGACCGAACCAGAAAACAAGTTTTTGATCAATTCACCGAGAACCTCCTTACTTTCACCTTTGAGGAGCTTTCACAAGAACAGAGATATGGAGATAGAATTCTGGGTTCATCAAGTTATTTACCACCCACGAAAACGGTATCTCTAGTTTCATTTCTATCCCTTGGATCCTTGCCAGTTTGATTTCACCCATCTCCCGCAGCAACCCATCTGCTTCTTCTGTATCGTCATCgttgcttctttcttctccactcgtttgagctttgtctccaataAACTCTGGGAGGAGACTTTCAATGACATTGCGTAAGGTAAAGCATTTCCCTGTTAAACGGTGGAACAAACCAGTAAGTATCGCACAAAGGAGAGACTTCAAGTTTCAGTTGGATACACTCTGCATGGAAGCTATTGACTGAAACTTTGGTCGATAGCATAATAACAGCTATATACCAGAGAAGCCAATCTCTTTACGATGAAGATAATATGACGAATGTGGATCTTTAAGGTGATTATCTTACCTTCTTCTCTGAGGAATTCAACAGGGCGATTTAGGTAGGAGATGTCATCCCATGTATCGATCTCAGGTACATCTTCAAGATTCTCGAAATCTTGATTTATACTCCAAACATACAACCGAACAGGAACTCTTGCTGAGATAAAAGATTATTGAGAATCAGGAAAAAGGTGGTTGCACAAGAACAATGCAAACACTATTACTTTGTATCATGTTAGCCAACACTGAAATAGATGCACCAATTTATGAGGAGTcactattattttttagttaaattgtTGCTGTTTAGAGGATTAATCAGAAGACCGAAAACTACTATTGACTGTTTCTAACTAGGATAAATATGGCACTCCCAATTGAAACCACTTTTCCAAATATGAGAAAATTAACTAAGGTGTAACTTCCTCAGCTGAGTATATAGTTGGCAAACCTGTCTTAACTTGTCCAGCAACATCCATCTCGGTCGCACCTTGTCGAGATTGTGGAGATGACAAGCTTGCTTTTCTTGAAAAATCATCTTCGATAGTTGCCATTTTAAGCTTGGGTGATAATTTTGTGTAGGCATCAAGATCNNNNNNNNNNNNNNNNNNNNNNNNNNNNNNNNNNNNNNNNNNNNNTTGTTGCTGTTTAGAGGATTAATCAGAAGACCGAAAACTACTATTGACTGTTTCTAACTAGGATAAATATGGCACTCCCAATTGAAACCACTTTTccaaaaatgagaaaattaaCTAAGGTGTAACTTCCTCAGCTGAGTATATAGTTGGCAAACCTGTCTTAACTTGTCCAGCAACATCCATCTCGGTCGCAACTTGTCGAGATTGTGGAGATGACAAGCTTGCTTTTCTTGAAAAATCATCTTCGATAGTTGCCATTTTAAGCTTGGGTGATAATTTTGTGTAGGTATCAAGAtcgttcaagtgaagatttttTCTTAACCATGATTTTTCTCATTGGATTTTCttggtaaggtttttaacgagacaacatCTCACATGCGCATTTggaactatatttttataatggtcattcaagggggagtgttatgaaTATATCTAGAATATTGTATGGATGCCCATTATCGGTCCATTAATGGACTTTTAAACCCTAATATGTatccttatatatatgttatattatatgaaaTAGATAAATAATAGAAGAGTACAATTCCCTAAATCTCTTGTtataacacaaatatatttatattaagaTGTATATATCAATGTCGGTGCAACATATTTGTTTGGACTATAAGCAttcaactaaaataaaagtattagaTTATGACTCGTAGCACGAATAAATATTGCGTTTAAAATTCGAAATTCAAAACTTATATTTAAAACGTAAATGATGCTATTATagtagaaaaatacatttactatatatcttattataatcatccattgcaaatatttttacaCTAAGATGTAAAAGTCGGTGTCGATGTCCGTGTAACATATTTGTTTGGAAAAGAAGCATTTAAGGATTGTGATTTGAAAGTGTTGATCATTTGTAAATAACCACAAGATGCTATTGTTTTCCCATAACTAGAACTTGTTGGTCAACTGAAATTACCACAGGTGTCCAAGTACATTGAAAAGGTGACTTTGGTTTGAGTAGGAAAAGCATAAAAGATTTACGAATCAATCATTTTAGTGGATTAGAGGAAAGAAATGGTGGGTGGGTCTTACACATAGTTTGGATGGATAGTCCATTTCTGTAAGGCTTTCTTCTACGTGTGTGGTTCATATTATTCTTCGCCAAACATCAATTTTGCCGCCTTATAGCCGAACGGGATAAAAAAGAAGATAGCAGATATATTCTTATGAAATAGAGGcctctgactttttttttgacaatcagtGTGTGAATGTTTCTATCTAACAAAGATAAAAGGAGAGAGATATGTGGTGTATAATAAAGCCAGACCGGTGAAACTATTCATGGCCAACCGTATTGATTATGTCTCATGACAACAACTTtgtattttcttcctttttggatTTTGAGCTGGACAAGTGGTCAGAGTATAGAAACGATTTGGGACATTTGGCGCAATGTGGTACACGCATCGAATGTTGTTGGAAATGatttatatacaatatgatggaatgcaaataaaaaataactaacgGATTAACACTGTTCCAGTTTTAGTTTATCGTTTCATGATTATTATGcataaatgattttacattctgatcatcatcaataaatctatataacagTCCAACAATAAGAAATTATAAGATATTACAGAACAgtatggagaaaagaaaaaaatgtatgcTACTAGATCTTCAGTGTAAATTCGTATTTTCCATTATTTCGTTGTTTAAGTTACTTGGAAGCAAAAAAGATAAGCTACAGAAAAATTGTGATCGCAAGCAAAGATAACTTAAACACAAAGAGTTCATTTCAccattattcaaaaagacttgAAACTTCGCatcaattaatgaaagaaaaaggaaaaacaaaaaaattaatgtaaggAAATAGTAAACTCAAAACGTACTTTGTGGGGCTTAActgcacaaaagaaaaaaccactTCTCGTTGTTCTTGTGATCTTTTCACATGAAAAAAGTTTTACCAAAAGTGCTCTCATTTACTAGAGAAGAGGAAGTCAGAAGACGAAGCATCaaaactctttttaatttcttcacaGATCCTTTGGACCATTGATGTCCTGTAAGAACAAAAGACCAGAAGATGAGtctagttattttttattacaatCACAGTGACATATAAATAAACGTTACCTTATTCTCGAGCGCGGCATTGTCAGGGATTTCAAGTTTAGTCCCGGAGTTTGCCTTTACTGACACTTTGCCCTTAAGAACAACGCTAGAGCCAAACGAGACATCACCCGAGACCTTAAGGCTATCAAGCTCAACTATACTTGGGATGGACTTGAACCGGCTAAGGAAGCTCGCCACCTGTTTATTGAccaaaatacaacaacaaaaaaaaaacagaatcacaGTTACAACTAGGATGTTAGAACCATTTTGtctttgtaaaattttcaaGTTAAGTGTAAGTTACAGGCTGGAGCTTCAGAAGCAGGATTAAAATTAGAGAATACTTTATTTTAGATATCCCACACAGGGAACTAACGTTCTTTACCTTTTTAAATTCGGGTCCCAATTCAATAGCTGGGTTTGTGGGGTTTGTCCTAGCTTTGTTTCTTGTGACAAAGCCATCAACGAGTGTGTACAGATCCGACTGTGAAAGATGACTAAAAATTGTTAACTCTCTGTTTCTCATTTAATGCATTTTTGGGAATTTGAGAGGGAAAGGAGTGGATTTGTTTACCTGAACAAGAAGCAAGTCTGAAGTTGCCTTCACTGGCAAGAACCGTGAGCGAGGTACATTCACACCGATTGCATTATCAAAGAACTGTTTGAAAACGGgaaaacaatgaagaaaattAACAGCTctgtttatttaaattattgcGCTAGTTAAAATAGAGCGCAGTGCATACCCTTATCGCAGCACCAGCTGCAGTTTCCAGTTGAAGAACTTTGACTCCATCAACTTCCTGCCAAGAGTTGAGACAAATTATGCAAAATTGCAATACATCAGATATGTTGCATGGCGTGATTGGAAATCTAGTACCTTTGGGTTTGGGATGATCTCCATTTTAAGTGCATCAGCTTCCACAAGCTTTTTGATTGCTTTCAAGTTAACCCAACTGTAATAGTTAACAGTTAGGTGTCCGCATATATACTTGTTATTCTGAACGTTTTAGGGACCGTAGAGCTACTACTTACAGGTTATTTGTGTTGAAAATCTTGAATTTCTCAATTGATTTGAATTCATTTACCTGCACGAGATACGAGCAATGTCATTCTTAGCCACACACAAGTAGCTAGGGATAAGCAATTTCGTTTCGTTCTCAGAGAAACACTAATACTTTATGCCATCTTATACCACATATAGGTATAAAAAATGTAAGGAGCAGAGGAAGCTAGTCAAAGCGAGCAAAGAGTGACAAACTGCTACAAGAACTACAAACAAGTTCTAGTAAAAATGAAATCTATATAATGAGCAAGAGGGATTTAGACTAGAAGGAGAACTAAGAAGAGCTGTGGACTTACATGTTCATCAGGAACCTGAGCAATCTCCAAAAGCTGAGATAGACaagaaaaatagaacaatgAGAAGATCATTACGAAAGAAGACAATAAATATATCTCTAGCTTGGCTAATATATTATACGAAGATGCCACATATAACAAGAAGAGACATTGCAGAATGcacatacaatttttatttagtaCGTAATAACGCCAACTTTGATTAGTAACTTTCTGATGACATCAGGTTTGAGTAGAAACTTTCTAATAAACATTCAGCAGAAAAGCTACATCCAAAAACTTTACCTGAACTTTTCCTTCATAAGAGATGAGAGTTCCTCCCTTTACATCAGCTAGGGTTTTGGGTGTAACCTCCATACAGTACTCATTTTTGTTCTGGATCAGGTGCTTCAAGATTTCTGACGCAACATCGAGTCAAGGACAACCAACAATTAGTCTCTGGTTGAAAGTTATTATCCTGAATGGAACTAAAGGAAAGCCATAAAAGAGAAAACTAGGAAGGAGATATACTCAAGTCAACAATAGCGCCCAAGTTGTCTGAGTTGGCGACGAACACATACTCCTTACCCTGAATAGTGAGAAATTCAGAATCAGAATTAAAATGATAAACGTTGAAAGACAAAGACATCAAAGGATACATTctggaaacaaaaattaacaatagaCTACATCAAAGAAAGAACCTGTGATAAGAAAGCATCAAGCTTGCCACTGTTCATAAGGGACGGGAATACATCGCCATGACCAGGAGGATACCttcaaaaatacatcttttaTTAGTGATTTAATGTGATAGCAAAGAGAAGGATGTCCAAATGCAAATGGAATCTCAAATGTAAATGCAATATTGACTGGAAAACGTACCATCCATCCTTGTCAGTCTTTCCTTTGCTAGGCCACGGCACAAACTCATCAGCAACAACACGAGGATATTTGCTCTACATAGTTTAAGTCAATATAATTAGTTGCAGGGTTGTCCTGGATCGTTCAGATAAACAAAGTTTTAGTTTCTTAACTTGTAATGGCATTGACATGAAATACCTGATTAAAAGTGTGAATATCAACATTCGAGTTGGTATATTTTTCCACAATCTGAACAAGACAAAAATCAGTCAGACTACAAGTATAAGATAAAAGTAGAACTAAAAAAGATGTGATCCTCGGTGAAATAGCAGTACCTTTTGGGTGTCATCATGTGTATTGAATGAGTTCATAAGAACCAAAGGAACCTTGCAGCCATACTTGTTGTTGAGATTCTATAGGAAAGTGCTATGTGAGATTACGTAAAGGCACAAtgattatgagaaaataaaatgaaaaatgacGAACCTCAATCTGGATAACAATCAGGTCAAGAAATGTCAAACCATCACGAACTTCGATAACCGATCTGCACAGAAacaggaaaagaaaatgaaacctATTGTTTGAAGAAAATGTAGCATAACGCATCAGGGAAGGACTTGATACAGAGACCTCAAGAAAAACACACTACCCCAATCTATAAACATGGAATGTAAGTTCTCATCCCTGAAGCGGGAACTACTATCAAATTCCTGCTATAGTCAAAGCTGACAGATAAATTGTTTACTAGCTAGACTAGGACATCAAGTCTGTTACCGATGGCAGAAAATCTTATAGACCAAGAGATGTGGATTACGGAGCCTATATCTTCACGCTTGGAAATGTACTCAGAATTCAATATCATCTTTGCCATCTCAAAGAGACTAGAGGAACGAAGTCCAAGCATGGATAGAGACGTAAACTGAACTGAATACTGATAGTGACACAAGATTAGAGAGCTTACTTTGGACCAGTGCATCCCATTGTTGTTCCCAAACCTCCATTAAGCTTTAGCACAACAAGCTTGTCCAACAAATATTTGGTCTCGGAAGCATCTTCattatgttcaaaaaaaaataacaaaaacaaaattctttaaTGCTATAGAGAAAAGGATCCAACGCAACAGTAGTCTACAGAACACATCCaccatacaaaaaaacaaacttcaGTAACAGAATCGTAACAttcataaaaaaagaagaatacctTCAGAGACGTTAGCCATTTTATCATAAGGAACAACAATCTCATCAGTAGGTGTCTGGATCTTGCTCCATTCAATGTGCTGAGCCTCACCGCTTCAAATTCAAATTGAAAGATACAGAGAATTTAGAATCAATTGATAATCTAAATGTAAATCAATCTCCGTCTCTAGATCTGACTCCCAGTCTCCAGATCcgattcaaaaatcaaaactacatCCATGAACTGCTTTGGTCTTTACCGATTCACGATTCAATCAACACAACATACGAAAATACCAAATCATTAGCAGAGGATTCAATGACGAACCTGAGGTAACGTGAAACGAGGTTGATGAATCCGCTCTTCTCATTCACActgaaacaaaaaggaaatagatCACAGTctaaaagatgaagaagattacCAGATCCAGAATCGACAGCACTCAATCACCTCATCTCAGTAAGTCCATCAACGGCGGATTTGAGCTGCGGGAGCTTCTCGGTTGCGGCGGCCATTGATAGATTTTCCGACGAGAGATTCCGATTCGAGAGAAATTAACACCGAGAGGGAGagattgagatttgagatttgagatttgagatttgaggAATGAAGAGTGTTCTCGAATTAAAGCTGGATGGttaccaaattatatatatgtccgTTGTCTTCTCTATACCAAGTGAATCGATTCAATTTAGCCGGTTTTAGTTAGAAAACCGATTAATACCAGTTGTCGATTTAACTCACAAATTAAACAGACCGGAATAGCATCttaaaaatatcacaaacaaaTTAACATGTCATGCAATGGCAACAAGATTGTCAACATACTAGTACTATTGTTTATATTCAAGGCCCTTGCCTTAGATATTTTATTGTAATGAGTTTATAACAAACGAAAAAACATGACTCTCTCCTTAGAGAATCATCGGAGAATACTCTTCTCACTTTATTAATTtgcaaaaggaaagaaaacttAAGAGTTGAGATTTGCGAACTTGTAACTCTCTGATCAGTTACCATCACTCCATCAGTCGCAGTTAAGCATGGCTTTGATCCTTTGAACTGTGGAGCTGATCACGTTATTGACTGTGGCGGCAGATTCTTCCACGTTGAAAGCAGCACTGTGATTCGGATCACAGACAAGGATCTGGAAGGCCACGGTGAGGAGTGTTGAGCTACCACCATCGGGATCCTCGGCCGAACTAGGACGGCCGTCGCGGGAGATGATGAAACCTGAAGGGAGGATTGGAATGGTGGAAGGGTCGACTTGGCCTGCACTGGCGATTGCTGCTGTTTCTAGACCCATTGGAGCGTAGACCACCATACCTCCTAATGCATCTATGGAGCCATCTTGTAGTATCATCAGATTACTATTATTGTCCCCTCCACTTGAAgtctacatatataataatcatatatagtttaatgcAATGATATCGAAATTGTAATAGACTTCCATGAAACAAAGTTGACC is drawn from Camelina sativa cultivar DH55 chromosome 8, Cs, whole genome shotgun sequence and contains these coding sequences:
- the LOC104706020 gene encoding autophagy protein 5-like — protein: MATIEDDFSRKASLSSPQSRQGATEMDVAGQVKTARVPVRLYVWSINQDFENLEDVPEIDTWDDISYLNRPVEFLREEGKCFTLRNVIESLLPEFIGDKAQTSGEERSNDDDTEEADGLLREMGEIKLARIQGIEMKLEIPFSWVVNNLMNPEFYLHISVLVKAPQR
- the LOC104706021 gene encoding UTP--glucose-1-phosphate uridylyltransferase 1 — encoded protein: MAAATEKLPQLKSAVDGLTEMSVNEKSGFINLVSRYLSGEAQHIEWSKIQTPTDEIVVPYDKMANVSEDASETKYLLDKLVVLKLNGGLGTTMGCTGPKSVIEVRDGLTFLDLIVIQIENLNNKYGCKVPLVLMNSFNTHDDTQKIVEKYTNSNVDIHTFNQSKYPRVVADEFVPWPSKGKTDKDGWYPPGHGDVFPSLMNSGKLDAFLSQGKEYVFVANSDNLGAIVDLKILKHLIQNKNEYCMEVTPKTLADVKGGTLISYEGKVQLLEIAQVPDEHVNEFKSIEKFKIFNTNNLWVNLKAIKKLVEADALKMEIIPNPKEVDGVKVLQLETAAGAAIRFFDNAIGVNVPRSRFLPVKATSDLLLVQSDLYTLVDGFVTRNKARTNPTNPAIELGPEFKKVASFLSRFKSIPSIVELDSLKVSGDVSFGSSVVLKGKVSVKANSGTKLEIPDNAALENKDINGPKDL